In a single window of the Antedon mediterranea chromosome 1, ecAntMedi1.1, whole genome shotgun sequence genome:
- the LOC140041091 gene encoding uncharacterized protein produces MAAQRSFTAICLFLCFASTIGVIKPCLSNLSRTCNPQFSFQCNTSIQICYTLDANLDHLLGSTSALCCECSHGVECTVALDRLRQWAQFSTLFTRPRWSILAFAYLTKPKGKRKHAIKYSGARVPYYSSYYCSSSFQPELSLCGDIEQNPGPAEENKDRARDNTNTSNNSNNPTFYYQNIRSLKNKMDTYHSELNVHLINNTFDFVAFTETWLNSTVLDSELYCDGFTIHRRDRNDGRRGGGVLFLASNQYKSRRLEHLEKPNIEILWVEIKLSKTKRVLVAVIYRPPNSGRDVMLQLAQSVEDASAMYSRHHIVLIGDLNLSEITWTNDGYGTAPANSLGELFIDCFINGHNLFQCNVNPTCNNNVLDLILCNNSIDLISDISAGQNIFESDHSSISFVLKISIQKHFSRDSRQLYCFKAVNNDDLLNAFNVIPFDLIHMCNDINDSVSLFYDLVDAALRDLVPIVRPKRKMPPWFDNEVRVALKNKEKCFRISKRLNTHESKHAFSVARKEFKVLMKLKYKSYMQSLSGNLKANPKRFWSWIKTKTKSSSYPSVMSHGHKVAETTNDKAALFNSYFHSVFRSGPSVTDEHQRLPEASVGILNAPIIQSEIVNSLLSSIQTHKASGCDNLSNHVLKHGFVTGRSCETNLATLLTTVYEAIDDRKQCDIIYTDFSKAFDLVPHNLLLLKLQRFGFHNDFISWFRSYLNGRFQRVVIEGISSEWLPIQSGVPQGSILGPLLFNLFVNDIPKLFTHSRCLMFADDVKLYRIIGSVEDADRLQVDLDKLCYWAALWGMSLNPLAIFILESLVVVLEEILLFIFLLVE; encoded by the exons ATGGCTGCTCAACGTAGCTTTACTGCTATTTGTCTCTTTTTGTGTTTTGCATCAACTATTGGTGTTATTAAACCTTGTCTATCGAATTTAAGTAGGACCTGCAACCCACAGTTTAGTTTTCAGTGCAATACCTCTATACAAATATGTTATACTTTGGACGCAAATTTGGACCATTTGCTAGGCTCAACTTCTGCATTATGTTGCGAGTGCTCGCATGGTGTGGAGTGCACTGTAGCCCTGGATCGACTAAGGCAATGGGCTCAGTTCAGTACCttgtttactaggcctaggtggtCTATTTTAGCATTTGCCTATCTAACAAAGCCTAAAGGTAAACGAAAACATGCTATTAAATACAGTGGAGCTAGGGTTCCTTACTATTCAAGTTATTATTGTTCATCAAGTTTTCAGCCGGAACTTTCCTTATGCGGTGATATTGAACAAAATCCAGGCCCCGCAGAGGAAAACAAGGACAGGGCTAGAGATAACACAAACACAAGTAATAACAGTAATAATCCaacattttattaccaaaatatAAGAAGCCTTAAAAACAAGATGGACACATATCATTCTGAACTAAATGTGCACCTCATTAATAATACCTTCGACTTTGTTGCATTTACCGAGACTTGGCTAAATTCAACGGTTCTTGACTCCGAACTTTACTGTGATGGTTTTACAATTCATAGAAGGGACAGGAACGATGGCAGAAGAGGTGGTGGTGTTCTTTTCCTAGCTTCTAATCAGTATAAGTCTCGACGTCTGGAGCACCTTGAGAAACCAAATATTGAAATCCTCTGGGTTGAAATTAAGCTAAGCAAGACAAAACGAGTGCTGGTTGCTGTTATTTACAGGCCACCCAACAGCGGAAGAGATGTCATGTTGCAACTAGCGCAATCAGTTGAAGATGCATCAGCCATGTATTCAAGGCATCATATTGTTCTTATCGGAGATCTGAATCTTTCTGAAATCACGTGGACCAATGATGGATATGGAACTGCACCTGCTAACTCATTGGGTGAACTTTTTATTGACTGTTTTATTAATGGACATAATTTGTTTCAGTGCAATGTCAATCCAACGtgcaataataatgttttagatTTAATTTTGTGTAATAATTCAATTGATTTAATCTCGGATATTTCTGCTGGTCAGAATATTTTTGAATCTGATCATTCTTCAATTTCATTTGTTCTTAAAATTTCTATTCAAAAACACTTTTCTAGGGATTCAAGACAACTATATTGTTTCAAGGCTGTAAATAATGATGATCTTTTGAATGCTTTTAATGTTATACCTTTTGATTTAATCCATATGTGCAATGATATTAACGATAGTGTTTCTCTTTTTTATGATTTAGTTGATGCTGCTCTCCGTGATCTTGTGCCTATTGTTAGACCTAAAAGAAAAATGCCGCCATGGTTTGATAATGAAGTTAGAGTCGCTCTTAAAAACAAAGAGAAATGTTTTCGTATTTCTAAACGACTTAATACACATGAATCAAAACATGCTTTTTCCGTTGCCAGAAAAGAATTTAAAGTCCTTATGaaacttaaatataaaagttataTGCAATCACTCTCTGGGAATCTTAAGGCAAATCCCAAACGCTTCTGGTCGTGGATAAAGACCAAAACTAAATCGTCTTCTTATCCGTCGGTTATGTCGCATGGGCACAAGGTCGCGGAGACAACTAATGATAAGGCTGCTTTATTTAACAGTTATTTTCATTCAGTTTTTAGATCTGGACCTTCTGTGACTGATGAACACCAACGTCTGCCTGAGGCTTCTGTCGGCATTCTCAATGCTCCAATAATTCAATCTGAAATTGTTAACTCGTTACTGTCATCCATTCAGACTCATAAGGCATCTGGATGTGATAATCTCAGTAACCATGTTCTTAAA CATGGCTTTGTAACTGGTAGGTCATGTGAAACAAACCTTGCCACCCTGTTGACCACAGTTTACGAAGCCATTGATGACAGGAAGCAATGTGATATTATTTACACTGACTTTTCTAAGGCGTTTGATCTTGTTCCTCATAATTTActcttattaaaattacaacGTTTTGGTTTTCATAATGATTTTATCTCCTGGTTTCGTAGTTATCTTAATGGTAGGTTCCAGAGAGTGGTCATTGAGGGTATATCCTCTGAATGGCTTCCTATTCAGTCCGGTGTCCCTCAGGGATCGATTCTTGGTCCTCTCCTTTTCAATCTTTTTGTCAATGATATCCCAAAACTCTTCACCCACTCCAGATGTCTTATGTTTGCTGATGATGTTAAGCTATACAGAATTATTGGTAGTGTTGAGGATGCTGACAGGCTTCAGGTGGATTTGGACAAGCTTTGTTATTGGGCTGCTTTATGGGGAATGTCCCTCAATCCA TTAGCAATTTTTATCTTAGAGTCCCTAGTCGTCGTCTTAGAAGAAATACTACTTTTCATATTCCTTTTAGTagagtaa